Proteins encoded in a region of the Marinobacter arenosus genome:
- a CDS encoding helix-turn-helix transcriptional regulator, producing MKKTDWPIRWDLLLRYRLIETIALWEGRLTTNHICYSFGIGRQQASKDINTYLRELAPGNLVYDRHLKGYVPAKSFRPVVTRGQVSEYLDLLARQQNLSSTFESLNINLPESTVVQGPNRVISPETMRAVVLATRHGRQLRASYVSLSRPEAVESILEPHTLVCTGNSWHLRAWCESNREFRDFALSRFHRPPEALRQRAKHGRQQDSDWNREVTMVVTPDPRLTEAQQRIIAQDYGMEHGRLEIETRAALAPYMLSRLGITLDNQHPDPLVQQLELSNPDQLGFGSKRERALKAVAGLC from the coding sequence ATGAAAAAAACGGACTGGCCCATCCGCTGGGATCTGCTGCTTCGGTACCGACTGATCGAGACCATTGCGCTGTGGGAAGGTCGCCTGACCACCAACCACATCTGTTACAGCTTCGGCATCGGCCGCCAGCAGGCATCCAAGGACATCAACACTTACCTGCGGGAATTGGCCCCGGGCAACCTGGTTTATGACCGGCACCTGAAGGGTTATGTGCCGGCGAAAAGCTTCCGTCCGGTAGTCACCCGCGGGCAGGTCAGCGAATACCTCGATCTGCTGGCGCGTCAGCAGAATCTGAGCAGCACCTTCGAATCGCTCAACATCAACCTGCCTGAGAGCACCGTGGTGCAGGGTCCCAACCGGGTCATATCGCCGGAAACCATGCGCGCCGTGGTGCTGGCCACCCGGCACGGACGCCAGCTTCGTGCCAGCTACGTCTCCCTGAGCCGACCGGAAGCGGTGGAAAGCATTCTGGAGCCCCACACTCTGGTCTGCACCGGCAACAGCTGGCACCTGCGTGCCTGGTGCGAGTCCAACCGGGAATTCCGGGATTTTGCCCTGAGTCGCTTCCACCGGCCACCGGAGGCACTGCGCCAGCGGGCCAAGCACGGTCGGCAGCAGGACAGTGACTGGAATCGCGAGGTGACCATGGTGGTGACCCCCGATCCACGCCTCACCGAGGCCCAGCAACGGATCATTGCCCAGGATTACGGCATGGAGCATGGTCGCCTCGAGATAGAAACCCGGGCGGCCCTGGCGCCCTACATGCTGTCGCGTCTGGGAATCACCCTGGATAATCAGCATCCGGATCCCCTTGTCCAGCAGCTGGAATTGTCCAACCCGGACCAGCTCGGCTTTGGCAGCAAACGGGAACGCGCCCTGAAAGCGGTCGCCGGGCTCTGCTAG
- a CDS encoding MFS transporter, whose translation MTRMVASLSALILSIVLLVSGNAFLMTLLGIRLSIEAVSPDVIGWILVCYSIGFVLGTLYVHKVIGRVGHIRAFAVFAAVSAVAALLYPMAVSELFWAVLRVLSGFSIAGVLVVIESWFSSRATNANRGALFAVYQIVFYLSAAGGQLIVNVGDPSNFMPFSLAAILLTLALLPLSLTRMEAPVIEQVHRISIFTLGRESFSGVAGALICGVMIGGFYALGPVYATLVGLDVARTSTFMASAIVAAMIMAWPLGRLCDHFDRRRVMFWIAMMAAGSASAVAYLGAANPWLLTLFVGLFTGLSATLYPVAVAITNDRMESSRIVAASATLLLSYGVGSVIGPIAMAELINLLGPSGLFYGNAGFLLVLAVITSYRISHTEDVPVRDQEHYVPAMPETSPVLTELDPRNVEFHESPEVEEMILEEQRQAS comes from the coding sequence ATGACCCGCATGGTTGCTTCTTTGTCGGCCCTGATCCTGAGCATTGTGCTGCTGGTCAGCGGCAACGCTTTCCTGATGACGCTACTGGGTATCCGTCTGAGTATCGAGGCGGTGTCGCCGGACGTCATCGGCTGGATTCTGGTGTGCTATTCCATCGGCTTTGTCCTGGGCACCCTGTACGTTCACAAGGTCATTGGCCGGGTGGGCCACATCCGCGCCTTCGCGGTGTTTGCCGCCGTGTCCGCCGTGGCGGCGCTGCTGTACCCCATGGCCGTTTCCGAACTCTTCTGGGCCGTGCTCCGGGTGCTATCGGGCTTCAGCATTGCGGGCGTTCTGGTCGTGATCGAAAGCTGGTTCTCCAGCCGGGCCACCAACGCCAATCGCGGCGCGCTGTTCGCGGTTTACCAGATTGTGTTTTACCTGTCCGCGGCGGGCGGTCAGTTGATCGTCAACGTGGGCGACCCGTCCAACTTCATGCCCTTCTCGTTGGCCGCCATTCTGCTGACCCTGGCGCTCCTGCCCCTGTCACTGACCCGGATGGAAGCACCAGTGATTGAACAGGTGCATCGAATCTCGATTTTCACCCTGGGCCGGGAATCCTTCTCGGGCGTGGCCGGCGCGCTGATCTGTGGCGTGATGATCGGCGGATTCTATGCCCTGGGCCCGGTGTACGCCACGCTTGTGGGGCTCGACGTGGCCAGGACCTCCACGTTTATGGCCAGTGCCATCGTGGCTGCGATGATAATGGCGTGGCCACTGGGGCGCCTGTGTGATCACTTTGACCGGCGCCGGGTGATGTTCTGGATCGCCATGATGGCTGCTGGCTCGGCCAGCGCGGTGGCGTATCTCGGCGCCGCCAATCCCTGGCTGCTGACCCTGTTTGTCGGCCTGTTTACCGGGCTGTCCGCGACTCTCTATCCCGTCGCTGTGGCCATTACCAACGACCGCATGGAAAGCAGCCGGATTGTTGCCGCCAGCGCGACCCTGTTGCTCAGTTACGGTGTTGGCAGTGTTATCGGCCCCATAGCCATGGCCGAGCTGATCAACCTGCTCGGCCCGTCCGGCCTGTTCTACGGTAACGCCGGGTTCCTCCTGGTGCTGGCCGTGATCACCAGTTACCGCATCAGCCACACCGAGGATGTTCCGGTCCGGGATCAGGAGCACTATGTGCCTGCCATGCCCGAGACCTCGCCGGTATTGACCGAGCTGGACCCGCGCAACGTCGAGTTCCACGAGTCTCCGGAGGTCGAGGAGATGATCCTCGAGGAACAGCGCCAAGCCAGCTGA
- a CDS encoding MarR family transcriptional regulator, whose amino-acid sequence MRDQFPFAVARVTRRWRKMLDERLKDLGVTQARWSTMVYLDKGGEGLTQRELASLMAIENPTLVRLLDSLEQQGLIERRPCPNDRRARRLHLTAAGRAFMDDLSERAEKLREQMLEGISDEDIECTVKVFNKILENAEKQK is encoded by the coding sequence ATGAGAGATCAGTTCCCCTTTGCCGTGGCGCGGGTTACCCGCCGCTGGAGAAAAATGCTGGACGAGCGCCTGAAGGACCTGGGCGTAACCCAGGCCCGGTGGAGCACCATGGTGTATCTCGACAAGGGTGGCGAAGGACTGACCCAGCGGGAGCTGGCCAGCCTGATGGCGATTGAGAATCCGACTCTGGTGCGGCTGTTGGACAGCCTGGAGCAGCAGGGGTTGATTGAACGCCGGCCCTGTCCCAATGACCGTCGTGCCCGCCGGCTGCATCTGACCGCTGCCGGCCGAGCCTTCATGGACGATCTGTCGGAGCGGGCGGAGAAACTGAGGGAGCAGATGCTGGAGGGAATCAGCGATGAGGACATCGAATGCACCGTCAAGGTGTTCAACAAGATCCTGGAAAACGCCGAAAAGCAGAAGTAA
- a CDS encoding MDR family MFS transporter, with amino-acid sequence MSDNTVDGLRARYGERWRWLAVATVMLGTMATVLSATVVNVALHDIMLEFGIRQGQVHWLATGFIAAMTTTMLASSWLLDHFGVRKTLAGAMFLFTVISIAGGFAVSPDQLIAARVAQGAMAGLMQPMGMYLVFRIFPRERRGQAMGIYGMGVILAPALGPVLGGFLVDQLSWRYVMFAPAPVTLIGVFMAWRFLPLPPSRPAPYRFDLPGLVLLGATLALALDTLNRLQELSGQESRVVIGGLLALLALGLFVLRERRTPHPLVNVALLRKPVFLYANLGAMALGLALFGSTYLIPLFVQTALGFTATEAGLLMLPAGVVLGLTFPLAGRLADKQSARKLVIFGIALFACSAALFALSDLSLAFGWLALWTIVGRIGIGFMLPALSTGALNPLAPEELGAGSSTINFTRQLGGAFGVNMVALTIEFGEHSGGMPTITAFHSAWWLVAVFVAVAAIPVWKMRA; translated from the coding sequence TTGAGCGACAACACGGTCGACGGGCTGAGGGCCCGGTACGGGGAACGCTGGCGGTGGCTGGCGGTGGCAACGGTCATGCTGGGCACCATGGCCACGGTGCTCAGTGCCACGGTGGTGAACGTTGCCCTGCACGACATCATGCTGGAATTCGGGATCCGGCAGGGGCAGGTGCACTGGCTCGCAACCGGGTTCATTGCCGCCATGACCACCACCATGCTGGCGTCGTCCTGGTTGCTGGATCACTTCGGGGTACGCAAGACCTTGGCCGGTGCCATGTTCCTGTTCACCGTGATTTCCATCGCCGGTGGCTTCGCAGTTTCCCCCGATCAGCTGATTGCGGCACGGGTCGCCCAGGGTGCCATGGCGGGCCTGATGCAGCCGATGGGGATGTATTTGGTATTCCGGATCTTCCCCCGTGAGCGACGCGGTCAGGCCATGGGTATCTATGGCATGGGGGTCATTCTCGCCCCGGCCCTGGGGCCGGTGCTGGGTGGTTTTCTCGTCGATCAGCTGAGCTGGCGCTATGTCATGTTCGCACCGGCACCGGTTACCCTGATTGGCGTCTTCATGGCCTGGCGTTTCCTGCCCCTGCCGCCATCCCGGCCCGCACCCTACCGTTTCGATCTGCCTGGCCTGGTGTTGCTGGGTGCAACCCTGGCCCTGGCTCTGGACACGCTGAACCGGCTGCAGGAGCTGTCGGGGCAGGAATCCCGCGTGGTCATCGGTGGACTGTTGGCGTTGCTGGCCTTGGGTCTGTTTGTGCTGCGGGAGCGCCGCACCCCGCACCCGCTGGTGAACGTGGCGTTGCTGCGCAAGCCGGTGTTCCTGTATGCCAACCTCGGCGCCATGGCGCTGGGCCTGGCGTTGTTTGGTTCGACCTACCTGATCCCCCTGTTCGTCCAGACCGCGCTTGGATTTACCGCCACCGAAGCGGGCCTGCTGATGTTGCCCGCTGGCGTTGTCCTCGGACTCACTTTCCCCCTGGCCGGGCGGCTGGCGGACAAACAGAGTGCCCGCAAACTGGTGATCTTCGGTATCGCCCTGTTTGCCTGTTCCGCCGCGCTGTTCGCCCTCTCGGATCTGTCGCTGGCGTTTGGCTGGCTGGCACTGTGGACGATAGTCGGTCGCATCGGTATCGGGTTCATGTTGCCGGCGCTGTCGACCGGAGCCCTGAACCCGCTTGCGCCGGAAGAGCTTGGAGCCGGCTCCAGCACCATCAATTTTACTCGCCAACTGGGTGGTGCTTTTGGCGTCAACATGGTCGCCCTGACCATTGAATTCGGTGAGCACAGCGGTGGTATGCCCACCATCACGGCGTTTCATTCGGCCTGGTGGTTGGTCGCAGTGTTTGTCGCCGTGGCGGCTATCCCGGTCTGGAAAATGCGGGCGTAG
- a CDS encoding TMEM165/GDT1 family protein produces the protein MEAFLASTAAVAIAEIGDKTQLLSLFLVVRYSKRLPIILGIFVATVLNHALSAWLGAWIARFIPETWLPWILAVSFVAIAAWLLIPDKDDSEDSRFLGMGAFLATSIMFFLAEIGDKTQIATVVLAARYTETLWVILGTTVGMLIANIPVIMAGRWLMERLPLATARISASILFLVLAVVTVTTTFMNS, from the coding sequence ATGGAAGCTTTTCTTGCCTCAACTGCGGCCGTCGCCATCGCTGAAATCGGTGACAAGACCCAGTTACTGTCCCTGTTCCTTGTTGTCCGCTACAGTAAGCGTCTGCCGATCATCCTTGGCATTTTTGTCGCCACGGTCCTTAATCATGCCCTGTCGGCCTGGCTCGGCGCCTGGATTGCCCGGTTTATTCCGGAGACCTGGCTGCCCTGGATTCTGGCCGTAAGCTTTGTCGCTATTGCCGCCTGGCTGTTGATACCGGACAAGGACGACAGCGAGGACTCGAGGTTTCTGGGCATGGGAGCCTTCCTGGCCACCTCCATCATGTTTTTCCTGGCGGAGATCGGGGACAAGACCCAGATTGCCACGGTGGTGCTCGCGGCTCGTTACACCGAAACGCTCTGGGTAATCCTGGGGACAACGGTGGGGATGTTGATTGCCAACATACCGGTTATCATGGCAGGGCGCTGGCTGATGGAGAGGCTTCCTCTGGCCACGGCGAGAATCAGTGCGAGCATCCTGTTTTTGGTGCTGGCGGTTGTAACCGTGACAACCACGTTTATGAACTCCTGA
- a CDS encoding L,D-transpeptidase family protein, with protein sequence MSLRLLYFVLLASVMAMAPLQAAETATPDQDAKAQAGGEEVEEAPDRSPRVPTFPLKGDLAGELDVFTTRYEDTFAAIGNRIAMGYLELVKANPGVDPWLPGEGTTITLPRQYVMPDARREGIVINLAEYRLYYFTEGGVQVYPVGVGSEENPSPLTDAKVTMPLESPAWYPPASIRAEYERSGEFLPRMIPPGPSNPLGTHALLLSEKGYLIHGTNKKFGVGMAVSHGCFRMYNEDISRFVYQVEKGTSVQVVRDPVKIGLSGGEVWLEVHRPDEEYPQEDRDTLWRQVFTEVEAFEKQHPGVEIQRRAIEIAVDQADGIPVMIGERVTRMAADETVEEKTPETAGEPEQKLYF encoded by the coding sequence ATGTCATTGAGACTTTTGTACTTTGTGCTACTGGCCAGTGTCATGGCCATGGCGCCTCTCCAGGCCGCGGAAACCGCGACGCCTGATCAGGACGCCAAGGCCCAGGCCGGTGGAGAAGAGGTGGAGGAGGCGCCGGACCGCTCGCCTCGAGTGCCCACGTTTCCGCTGAAAGGCGATCTGGCCGGTGAGCTGGACGTGTTCACCACCCGCTACGAGGACACCTTCGCGGCCATCGGAAACCGCATCGCCATGGGCTATCTGGAATTGGTCAAGGCCAACCCTGGCGTTGATCCGTGGTTGCCCGGTGAAGGTACCACCATCACCCTGCCCCGCCAGTACGTGATGCCAGATGCCCGGCGCGAGGGCATCGTGATCAATCTGGCCGAGTACCGCCTGTACTACTTTACCGAGGGTGGCGTGCAGGTGTATCCGGTGGGTGTTGGCTCCGAGGAAAACCCGTCGCCCCTGACCGACGCCAAGGTCACCATGCCACTGGAGTCTCCGGCGTGGTACCCACCCGCCAGCATCCGGGCCGAGTATGAGCGCAGCGGTGAGTTCCTGCCACGAATGATCCCGCCCGGCCCGTCCAATCCCCTGGGAACGCACGCGCTGCTGCTGAGTGAGAAGGGTTATCTGATACACGGCACCAACAAGAAGTTTGGCGTCGGCATGGCGGTCAGCCACGGCTGTTTCCGCATGTACAACGAGGACATCTCCCGCTTTGTCTACCAGGTGGAAAAAGGCACCTCCGTGCAGGTGGTGCGGGATCCGGTCAAGATCGGCCTATCGGGTGGCGAAGTCTGGCTGGAAGTGCACCGCCCGGATGAAGAATACCCTCAGGAAGACCGGGATACCCTCTGGCGGCAGGTGTTCACGGAAGTTGAGGCCTTCGAGAAGCAGCACCCGGGCGTCGAGATTCAGCGTCGGGCCATCGAAATCGCGGTGGACCAGGCCGATGGCATCCCGGTCATGATCGGCGAGCGCGTCACGCGCATGGCGGCGGACGAGACCGTCGAGGAAAAAACGCCGGAAACGGCCGGTGAACCGGAGCAAAAACTCTACTTCTGA
- a CDS encoding SDR family oxidoreductase yields MSRTILITGASSGLGEGMAREFAARGDQLALCARRTERLETLRDELQQKHPAARISIRALDVDNHDQVFEVFRAFQQEFGTLDRVIVNAGIGKGAPLGTGHFDANRQTAETNFVSALAQMEAAMEIFRKQNHGHLVTVSSVSAVRGMPSSITTYAATKVGLAALSEGLRVELTKAKSPIRVTTLYPGYIRTAINESVKNAPFRVDAETGCKAMVKAIESGKNECFVPRWPWTPIGFLLRRLPVPVLAKMF; encoded by the coding sequence ATGAGTCGCACGATTCTGATCACCGGTGCCAGTTCCGGCCTGGGTGAAGGCATGGCCCGTGAGTTTGCGGCCCGGGGCGACCAGCTCGCTTTGTGCGCGCGGCGCACGGAACGACTGGAAACACTGCGGGATGAGCTCCAGCAGAAACATCCGGCGGCCCGGATCAGTATCCGGGCCCTGGATGTCGACAACCACGACCAGGTGTTCGAGGTGTTCCGTGCCTTCCAGCAGGAGTTCGGCACATTGGACCGGGTTATCGTCAACGCTGGTATTGGCAAGGGCGCGCCGCTCGGCACCGGGCACTTCGATGCCAACCGGCAGACCGCCGAAACCAACTTCGTCTCCGCCCTGGCCCAGATGGAAGCGGCCATGGAAATCTTCCGCAAGCAGAACCACGGCCACCTCGTGACCGTCTCATCGGTGTCGGCGGTGCGGGGCATGCCATCCAGTATCACCACGTACGCGGCGACCAAGGTCGGCCTTGCGGCACTTTCGGAGGGCCTTCGTGTCGAACTGACAAAGGCGAAATCTCCGATTCGCGTGACTACACTGTATCCAGGGTATATCCGCACGGCGATCAACGAGAGCGTCAAGAACGCGCCGTTCCGTGTGGACGCCGAGACCGGCTGCAAGGCGATGGTGAAAGCCATCGAGTCCGGGAAAAACGAGTGTTTCGTGCCGCGCTGGCCCTGGACGCCTATTGGTTTCCTTCTGAGGCGCTTACCGGTGCCGGTCCTGGCCAAAATGTTCTGA
- a CDS encoding NfeD family protein, whose translation MPADQPASLSRAARIRGWSAVFLIGVFLALGSLAYKVLAQQEAADTALVLTIEGAIGPATMDYVTRGIRRAESEGAGLVVLEMDTPGGLMDSMRDIIKVILASDVPVATYVSPQGARAASAGTYILYASHIAAMAPATNLGSATPVQMGGLPGSDPEPVPDSDGQNGEPGGGDQNGDGKRRGNTAMERKVLEDAVSYIRGLAERHGRNADWAEEAVREAVNLSANEALEKNVIDLVAPSLGDLLRQIDGRTVRMASSERTLRTASLELVRSRPDWRTRLLSVITDPNVAYFLMIIGFYGIIFELANPGAVVPGVIGAISLILALFAFQVLSVNYAGLALILLGLAFIVGEAFVPSFGILGVGGIVAFVTGSVILMDGSHRDISLPTVGGTAVVAAGFILWTVTRFIALRRKGPVSGTEQMAHEEGPALDDFIEERDHYRGHVRLNGERWNAVSPQPVSEGEQVRVTAMEGLTVTVEVIDDDR comes from the coding sequence ATGCCGGCAGACCAACCCGCGAGCTTATCCCGCGCCGCCCGTATCCGGGGCTGGAGCGCTGTTTTTCTGATCGGGGTTTTCCTGGCGCTGGGGTCGCTGGCGTATAAGGTGCTCGCCCAGCAGGAAGCGGCGGACACCGCACTGGTGCTGACCATTGAGGGCGCCATCGGCCCGGCCACCATGGATTATGTGACCCGGGGTATCCGGCGGGCTGAGTCAGAGGGCGCCGGGCTGGTGGTGCTGGAGATGGACACCCCCGGCGGCCTGATGGACTCGATGCGGGACATCATCAAGGTGATCCTTGCCTCCGATGTGCCGGTCGCCACCTACGTGTCACCCCAGGGCGCCCGGGCTGCCAGCGCCGGAACCTACATCCTCTACGCCAGCCACATCGCCGCCATGGCCCCGGCCACCAATCTTGGATCCGCCACACCGGTCCAGATGGGGGGGCTGCCGGGATCCGACCCCGAACCGGTTCCGGACAGTGACGGCCAGAATGGTGAGCCCGGCGGGGGCGACCAGAATGGCGACGGCAAGCGTCGCGGCAATACCGCTATGGAACGGAAAGTCCTGGAGGACGCGGTCAGCTACATTCGCGGCCTCGCGGAGCGGCATGGACGGAACGCCGACTGGGCCGAGGAGGCGGTGCGCGAAGCCGTCAATCTCAGTGCCAATGAAGCCCTCGAGAAGAATGTCATTGATCTGGTGGCGCCCAGCCTGGGCGACCTGCTTCGCCAGATTGACGGGCGCACCGTGCGTATGGCGTCGTCGGAGCGAACTCTGAGAACGGCGTCACTGGAGTTGGTCCGTTCCCGCCCGGACTGGCGAACCCGGCTGCTTTCCGTGATCACCGATCCCAACGTGGCCTATTTCCTGATGATCATCGGGTTCTACGGCATCATCTTCGAACTGGCCAACCCGGGTGCGGTGGTTCCGGGGGTGATCGGCGCCATCAGTCTGATTCTTGCCCTCTTCGCCTTTCAGGTGCTGTCCGTTAATTACGCCGGGCTGGCACTCATCCTGCTCGGGCTGGCGTTCATTGTCGGGGAGGCGTTCGTGCCCAGTTTCGGCATCCTCGGTGTGGGCGGGATCGTGGCGTTTGTGACCGGCTCGGTGATTCTGATGGACGGCAGTCATCGCGATATCTCCCTACCCACCGTTGGCGGAACGGCCGTGGTTGCTGCAGGGTTCATCCTCTGGACCGTCACCCGGTTTATCGCCCTGCGCCGCAAGGGGCCGGTCAGCGGCACTGAACAGATGGCGCATGAAGAGGGACCGGCCCTGGATGACTTTATCGAGGAGCGTGACCATTACCGCGGGCATGTCCGCCTCAATGGTGAACGCTGGAATGCCGTTAGCCCGCAACCGGTCAGCGAAGGCGAACAGGTGCGCGTCACGGCGATGGAAGGATTAACGGTAACCGTCGAGGTCATTGACGACGACCGCTGA
- a CDS encoding slipin family protein: MIGELIPYLAPTVILLLILGSAIKILPEYQRGVVFFLGRFQGVKGPGLIIVIPGIQQIVRVDLRVVVLDVPSQDVISKDNVTVRVNAVLYFRVVDPERAIIRVEDFNSATSQLAQTTLRSVLGKHDLDEMLSERDKLNSDIQEIIDAQTEEWGIKVANVEIKHVDLNESMIRAIARQAEAERERRAKVIHAEGELQASKKLVEAARVMSAESGAMQLRYLQTMADMSGSNSSTIVFPMPMDLVRPFMEKSFRNTQGGSNDSAE, from the coding sequence ATGATTGGCGAACTGATTCCCTACCTTGCACCCACGGTGATTCTGCTGCTGATTCTGGGCTCGGCGATCAAGATCCTGCCGGAATACCAGCGGGGCGTGGTCTTTTTCCTGGGCCGGTTCCAGGGTGTGAAAGGCCCCGGCCTGATCATTGTGATTCCGGGTATCCAGCAGATCGTCCGGGTGGACCTGAGGGTCGTTGTCCTGGACGTGCCCAGCCAGGACGTGATTTCCAAGGACAATGTCACCGTGCGGGTCAACGCGGTGCTGTATTTCCGGGTGGTGGACCCGGAGCGGGCGATCATCCGGGTCGAGGATTTCAACTCGGCCACCAGTCAGTTGGCACAGACCACCCTGCGGTCCGTGCTCGGTAAACACGACCTGGACGAGATGTTGTCCGAGCGGGACAAACTGAACTCGGACATTCAGGAAATCATTGATGCCCAGACCGAGGAGTGGGGGATCAAGGTGGCCAATGTCGAGATCAAGCACGTCGATCTGAACGAATCGATGATTCGCGCCATTGCCCGTCAGGCAGAGGCGGAGCGCGAGCGGCGGGCCAAGGTGATCCACGCCGAGGGCGAATTGCAGGCGTCGAAGAAACTGGTAGAAGCGGCCCGGGTCATGTCCGCCGAATCCGGGGCCATGCAGTTGCGTTACCTGCAAACGATGGCAGATATGAGTGGCTCGAATTCTTCGACGATCGTGTTCCCGATGCCCATGGACCTGGTGCGGCCTTTCATGGAAAAGTCGTTCCGCAACACGCAGGGCGGATCCAACGATTCCGCCGAATAG
- a CDS encoding Lpp/OprI family alanine-zipper lipoprotein: MRKLTIAGFALATALTAGCASNQAAVDEANATANSAEQTAENALNTANSAASSARTAQQTAEEALAAAKAAQQSADEANERAKRMLERSSMK, encoded by the coding sequence ATGCGTAAACTGACGATCGCTGGGTTTGCACTTGCTACTGCTCTGACTGCAGGCTGTGCCTCTAATCAGGCTGCCGTAGACGAGGCGAATGCAACTGCCAACTCTGCAGAGCAGACCGCTGAAAATGCACTGAACACCGCTAACAGTGCTGCAAGCTCTGCCCGCACTGCCCAGCAGACCGCCGAGGAAGCTCTGGCCGCTGCAAAGGCTGCTCAGCAATCAGCTGACGAAGCCAACGAGCGCGCCAAGCGTATGCTTGAGCGTTCAAGCATGAAATAA
- a CDS encoding L,D-transpeptidase family protein — MFTRFFIAICLLTGLVLIPVSGTASEILAKADTRMPEAEPFQTEAPSIDKVLVRKGERRLYLMDDGQVVKSYRISLGDNPTGHKLYEGDERTPEGDYTLDWRNAGSDFYKSIHISYPSERDRELANAWGLNPGGSIMIHGLPNEAADMAFAYQGLDWTDGCIAVTNEEMDEIWQLVADGTPIRIVP; from the coding sequence ATGTTCACCCGCTTTTTCATTGCCATTTGCCTGCTGACAGGGCTTGTCCTGATCCCGGTGTCCGGAACCGCCAGCGAAATATTGGCCAAAGCCGACACTCGCATGCCGGAGGCCGAGCCGTTCCAGACCGAAGCCCCGAGTATCGACAAGGTGCTGGTGCGCAAGGGTGAGCGTCGGCTTTACCTGATGGACGATGGCCAGGTGGTGAAGAGTTACCGGATCTCCCTCGGTGACAACCCGACCGGACACAAGCTTTACGAAGGCGATGAACGCACTCCGGAAGGCGACTACACGCTGGACTGGCGCAACGCTGGCAGCGACTTCTACAAGTCCATTCACATCTCCTACCCCAGCGAACGGGATCGTGAGCTGGCCAACGCCTGGGGACTCAACCCCGGCGGCAGCATCATGATTCACGGGCTGCCCAACGAGGCCGCCGATATGGCTTTTGCCTACCAGGGCCTGGACTGGACCGACGGCTGCATCGCGGTGACCAACGAAGAAATGGACGAGATCTGGCAATTGGTCGCCGACGGTACCCCAATCAGGATCGTTCCCTGA